The Pleuronectes platessa chromosome 10, fPlePla1.1, whole genome shotgun sequence genome contains a region encoding:
- the LOC128449359 gene encoding teashirt homolog 1 has protein sequence MPRRKQQDPRRSAAYMPGDEFKAAPQDEEEHLQDDGLSLDGQDNEFLCNEEEEDVDGGQPPSYRDSPLSNGTNPDAGYGSPLSDASDRLTDFKSTSSTEGQEREGTALPFRPNNGLSFQDSLAQMKAVYANLISDASWSSITMDIMKSKPAAAGSVNSALTSPEPASTASVSTTPTINKSSAVNIVSGHHNGRSSSSTVNHTGSASANTNGTAASSVGSHSATSSSGVSSAAASNGGGVGYDWHQAALAKTFQQNPYHLLPEPSLFSTVQLYRQNNKLYGSVFTGASKFRCKDCSGAYDTLVGLTVHMNETGHYRDDNKDKEEDQGKRWSKPRKRSLMEMEGKEDAQKVLKCMYCGHSFESLQDLSVHMIKTKHYQKVPLKEPVPALATKLLPSSAKKRALQDAIVSPCSPDSLHAGIGGGSISLGDGGKDTKAAPNPYVTPNNRYGYQNGASYTWQFEARKAQILKCMECGSSHDTLQQLTAHMMVTGHFLKVTNSASKKGKQLFFDPVVEEKFQSIPLPPTTTRLPVPSIVKSQPVSPALSSASEEKREGGEDENVDGSEPLEKKIKEEKDDSGEKSENDGTSYKYLREEDLEETPKGGLDILKSLENTVSSAISKAQTGTPTWGGYPSIHAAYQLQGAMKSSTTVLPPTVQSVHRQSMYNSGLRGLVGDPNSVIHSPRSPSSPTPLRSNVTAMEELVEKVTGKAATVKKEKEEKMVSVERCRPSSLVKSPSPALREQREQLISPNDLSVGKPSGMRSRSPGSVDSELICKREPRESPVDGHNNHSKNGSEACQSPVTNGNSLGIITDHSPEIPFINPLSALQSIMNTHLGKASKTVSPAADPLAMLYKISNSMMEKPAFNPTPQGKPAEPTNHYQLYDNCDQPIDLSKNKSVTNSNNNNNNSTNVLLTNNSINGNKPLISLPDSVSSPHRENALMDISDMVKNLTGRLTPKSSTPSSISEKSDADGSAFEDALEDLSPVQKRKGRQSNWNPQHLLILQAQFASSLRETQEGRYAMTDLGPQERVHICKFTGLSMTTISHWLANVKYQLRRTGGTKFLKNMDSCQPVFLCGDCASQFRTPSSYISHLEFHLGFSMKDLSKLSTEHLREQQAASKVITDKMTFGSPLSALTTPEDDTGSVYQCRLCNRTFVSKHAVKLHLSKTHGKSPEDHLVFVTALEKLEKLDKMEKV, from the coding sequence CGTACATGCCCGGGGACGAGTTTAAGGCAGCCCCACAAGATGAGGAAGAGCACCTGCAGGATGACGGCCTCTCGTTAGATGGCCAGGACAATGAGTTCCTGTgcaatgaggaagaggaagatgtggATGGAGGCCAGCCGCCGAGCTACAGAGACTCTCCACTCAGCAATGGCACTAACCCTGATGCTGGGTATGGTTCTCCACTCAGTGATGCCAGCGACCGACTTACGGACTTCAAGAGCACCTCTTCCACAGAGGGTCAGGAGAGGGAAGGCACAGCTTTACCCTTTCGCCCCAACAACGGCCTCTCTTTCCAGGATAGCCTGGCACAGATGAAAGCCGTCTATGCAAACCTCATCTCAGATGCCTCCTGGTCCAGCATCACAATGGACATCATGAAATCTAAGCCTGCTGCGGCAGGCAGTGTCAACAGTGCCCTCACCTCTCCGGAGCCAGCCTCTACTGCCTCTGTTTCTACAACCCCAACCATAAACAAAAGTAGTGCGGTCAACATTGTTAGCGGTCACCACAACGGTAGGAGCTCCAGCTCCACTGTTAACCACACAGGCAGCGCAAGTGCCAATACGAACGGCACAGCAGCTAGCTCTGTTGGCAGCCACAGTGCAACCAGCAGCAGTGGGGTCAGCAGTGCTGCAGCCAGTAACGGTGGTGGTGTAGGCTATGACTGGCACCAGGCAGCACTTGCCAAAACTTTTCAGCAGAACCCATACCACCTTCTACCAGAGCCCAGCCTCTTCAGCACGGTGCAGCTCTACCGGCAGAACAACAAGCTGTATGGTTCTGTTTTCACTGGGGCAAGCAAGTTTCGCTGCAAAGACTGCAGCGGTGCCTATGACACCCTGGTGGGTTTGACAGTTCACATGAATGAGACGGGCCATTATCGAGATGATAAcaaggacaaagaggaggaccaGGGAAAGCGCTGGTCCAAACCACGCAAGCGCTCTCtgatggagatggaggggaAAGAGGATGCTCAGAAGGTGCTGAAGTGCATGTACTGTGGCCACTCATTTGAGTCTCTGCAAGATCTCAGTGTTCATATGATCAAGACCAAGCATTACCAGAAAGTGCCTCTCAAAGAACCAGTGCCAGCCTTGGCCACTAAACTGCTGCCCAGTTCAGCTAAAAAACGAGCTCTCCAAGATGCTATAGTTTCGCCATGCTCCCCAGACTCTCTCCATGCTGGTATCGGTGGTGGCAGCATATCCCTTGGGGATGGTGGCAAAGACACAAAAGCCGCACCAAACCCTTATGTTACGCCAAACAACCGCTATGGCTACCAGAATGGTGCGAGCTACACATGGCAGTTTGAGGCTCGTAAAGCCCAGATCCTCAAATGCATGGAGTGTGGGAGCTCCCATGATACACTGCAACAGCTGACTGCCCATATGATGGTCACAGGTCACTTTTTGAAGGTCACAAATTCTGCATCTAAGAAGGGCAAACAGCTATTCTTTGATCCAGTAGTGGAAGAAAAGTTTCAGTCTATCCCATTGCCACCGACCACAACCAGACTCCCTGTTCCCAGTATTGTAAAGTCACAGCCTGTGTCCCCTGctctctcctcagcctcagaggaaaagagggaaggaggtgaggatgaaAATGTTGATGGTAGTGAGccattggagaaaaaaattaAGGAGGAAAAAGACGACTCAGGTGAAAAATCTGAGAATGACGGCACATCATATAAATATCTTAGAGAGGAAGATCTTGAGGAGACCCCCAAAGGGGGTTTAGATATTCTTAAATCACTTGAGAACACAGTATCCAGTGCCATCAGTAAGGCCCAGACAGGGACACCCACATGGGGTGGCTACCCTAGCATTCATGCAGCCTACCAGCTGCAAGGTGCAATGAAAAGCTCAACTACTGTCCTGCCCCCAACTGTCCAGAGCGTCCACAGGCAGTCAATGTATAACAGTGGGCTACGTGGCCTGGTGGGTGACCCCAACTCAGTCATCCACTCGCCTCGGAGCCCTTCCTCCCCGACCCCCCTCAGGAGCAATGTCACTGCCATGGAGGAGCTTGTGGAGAAAGTGACAGGGAAAGCTGCcactgtgaagaaagaaaaggaggagaagatggtgaGCGTGGAACGATGCCGACCCTCATCGTTAGTAAAATCCCCCTCTCCTGCACTGAGAGAGCAAAGAGAGCAATTAATATCTCCAAATGACCTTTCTGTAGGTAAACCCTCTGGTATGCGAAGTAGAAGCCCAGGCAGTGTGGACTCTGAGCTCATTTGCAAGAGGGAGCCCAGAGAGAGCCCAGTAGATGGCCACAACAACCATTCAAAGAATGGCTCTGAGGCCTGTCAGTCCCCAGTAACTAACGGCAACAGTCTTGGCATCATCACTGATCACTCGCCAGAAATTCCTTTCATCAACCCTCTCAGCGCACTCCAGTCAatcatgaacacacacctggGCAAGGCCTCCAAAACAGTAAGCCCTGCTGCTGATCCGCTAGCTATGCTTTACAAAATCAGCAACAGCATGATGGAAAAGCCAGCTTTCAACCCCACTCCTCAGGGCAAGCCAGCTGAGCCCACCAACCACTATCAATTGTATGATAACTGTGACCAACCCATAGACCTGAGTAAAAATAAGTCTGTCACAAActccaacaacaataataacaatagtacCAATGTGCTCTTGACCAACAATAGCATAAACGGTAACAAACCCCTCATTTCCCTCCCTGACTCAGTCTCCTCACCTCACAGAGAGAATGCTCTAATGGACATCTCTGATATGGTAAAGAACCTCACCGGCAGACTGACGCCCAAATCTTCCACTCCCTCGTCCATTTCGGAGAAGTCCGATGCTGATGGCAGTGCATTTGAAGACGCCCTAGAAGACCTCTCTCCGGTGCAGAAGAGGAAAGGGCGGCAGTCCAATTGGAATCCCCAGCACCTTCTCATCCTCCAGGCACAGTTTGCCTCCAGCCTGAGAGAGACACAAGAGGGCCGCTACGCCATGACTGACTTAGGCCCTCAGGAAAGGGTCCACATCTGTAAGTTCACTGGCCTCTCCATGACCACCATATCCCACTGGCTAGCTAATGTCAAGTACCAGCTGAGACGGACTGGGGGCACCAAGTTTCTCAAGAACATGGACTCATGCCagcctgtgtttctctgtggtgaCTGTGCCTCCCAGTTCAGGACTCCCTCCTCCTACATCAGCCACCTGGAGTTTCACCTGGGCTTCAGCATGAAGGACCTGTCCAAGCTGTCAACTGAGCACCTACGGGAGCAGCAGGCTGCCTCAAAGGTGATCACAGACAAAATGACATTCGGCAGCCCCCTGTCAGCATTGACCACGCCAGAGGACGACACAGGCTCTGTGTACCAGTGCAGACTTTGCAATCGGACATTCGTCAGCAAACACGCAGTCAAACTGCACCTCAGCAAGACCCACGGCAAGTCTCCAGAGGACCACCTGGTGTTTGTCACGGCTTTGGAGAAACTGGAGAAGCTAGACAAGATGGAGAAGGTTTaa